The Xiphophorus hellerii strain 12219 chromosome 6, Xiphophorus_hellerii-4.1, whole genome shotgun sequence genomic interval catttcagtttaaactgaCTCATTATTAAGTGCAGGCTAGGTTTTTGTAAAGTGTAAAAATGAGACCATAATAAATCTTTCCAAACCTTTTTAGacatacatttatattcaaACTGTTATAATATCCTTTAAaagtttatgtattttacaaaCTCATtccactaagtgaaacacatatAGATAAATTACATAGCTTTTGTTTCTATTAATTAGGATGATTTTATACTtgcaactgattaaaaaaatctgaaatttaagattttaatattacatcaaacccataaaaacatttttaatacagaattgTGGGCTTAACGTACAGGCCTACAACTTTAGTCCTGTCCTGCAATTTTTGGATTCATCATTACTCCACCTcacaatcaaattaacaggtaATGACCAGGCCTTTGCTAAACTTGCTGACATTTcgaggaggtaattcagcctTCGATTTAGGTTTAACTTCTGCAAGGTTATTTTAAAAaccactttaaatctaaaaaaagagCCTAATTAGAACACATATTCTAATCTATTGAAGATGACAGTATAATTGACATAAACCCTGTGCAATTCAAGTTTAAAGCCAAAATATTATTAGAGGaagaaatatcaaaaataaaactaccgGTAAATAAAAGCTACTTTTTAAGTATAGATATTTTCAAGCTACTTTTTTGAAGCGTGTCTTGATTTAGTCTCATTTTTGACATCACAAAAACCTAGCAGAAGGGAATTTTAATTCAGTATGTCTTTTGGGAGCCACTAGAATTGAAAAACTATCTGAGGacacattaaaaagtaaaattaaggtttttacatatttgcaaTATGAAATCAGAGGATGAACAAGGATAATAAGTCATAAACcctaaatattacataaaagaAAGTTATTCATAAAATGTTGCAGCTTCTTTCTATAAAGATCTTTCTCTTCGTTTTgttcatttcttaaaaatagaaaacgcACAGATACATAAAATTTGTCAGAGGCATTTCTCTGTGGTGCTTGCAGTTACATTATTCAGCAATGACTGTGTGAGGCACCAATTTGGTAAAAAAtaggtcatttttattttcaaaatacattCATTAGCAATCACCCAGAAGACAGCACTGAAGTTAGTGTaagtataaaaataacttttgactAGAATACAAGTAAGAGGCACAACTCTTGTCAATCACCAAATACAGCTAGCACGTCTTGTTGATTACAATTTAACGGAGAGAACATTTTCTATAAGCAACACAAGACAAAAATGCCATGAAAGTACAgggataatgttgttttttcaaagttaaGTGTCCTTCTTCTATAGTATCGGGCAGTACTGCCCACATCTCAAATGCAGTGAGTCCAAAGAGTCTTGAGCTTGCAGTGCACCCTGTTCACCAGTAGATGTCCTTCTTCGCTGCATTGCTGCAGAGGAGTCAACCTCAGGGTGAACTTTTCTGTCTGGTATTTTAAACTCAACTGAAGCAAATGATGACAGGCTGCCATTTCTGTTAGCCCAAGTTTTGGAAGTGTCAACAATTGGTGAAACTCTGAAGCCTCTTGCTTTTATGCTGCTTGCGTCATGTTTCTGACTCCTGATACTGACGTCTTCCAAAAAGGGGTCAGAGTCGCTTCCATGTGGCATGTTGTAGTAGGTGCACTTTGGAGTCAGAGGTTTCGCCATCTCCTCGAGCTCGGAGGAGGATATGGCAGCAAGGGGGCTGTGCTGGGTTTTAGTGTAAGTTGGGGAATCGACGCTTGTGTTTTCCTGGCCTGTGTCTGTGGATGTACTGTCCAGATTACCATACATTGCTAGAGAGACAGGGGGGGATTTCCGTATGAGATGGTTCTCTTTTAGAAGCCATCTCCCTCGATCAATCAAAACCCCATCAGCTGAGTCTTTATCAAAGCTTAAAGGTGCATCTTGTGGATTTTGTGTTTCAGCTTCGGTTTCAGCTTTTAATGAGCTTGCAGCACTGAAATAAGAGAGATCCTCCCTTGAAGCTTTAGTGACTTCATCACTGGAAGGAGGGCTGTTTCCACTTTTTAATGAGCAACTTGAAGGTGACAGTCTGGAGTGCCTTTTTTCTAACATTCTTCTCCCAGTGCTGTTTGCTTTCTCTAAAGGCTCTTCTCCACTTTCTGAGACAATATCTACAGACTCTTGAGTTTTATACCCTCCACTGCCCGACGTCTCTGGTCTGTAATCTGATAAATCAGACGTGACGGGGCTTGGTAGGCATTTTAGACCATAAGAACTATCCTTTCTCGGTTTTGGTATCAAACTTTGCTTAGTTTGCACAACTCTCGCATTATCAGGCACAATTCTAACATTTCCCTGAGTGTCGTATGTAAATATAAGCGTGTAAGACTGGAGAGCATCATTCACAAAGTCAAGTAGCTCCTGAGAAATTTCAACTGGATTAGTTAAACTGTTTCTTCTATCCTCTTCTCCTCCCTCATCTGTCTCATGAATGGTGTCTGTACATTTATTCTCACACTGGCCTTCAGAGGAATATTTAGATAGAGTGTCAATTGTTTCTTCACAACTATTACTGTGCTGCACACAAGAAGCTTCTTCCGGCATTGTTTCACAATCTTGATCATCGGGAAAACTGTCCACTTCATCCAAAATAGCTCCTTCTCGTGCCTCATCTTTTTGTACCACTTCCATCTGCTCTAATTTCTGATTTGATTCGCTTTCTTCACTAACATTCCTCTCTTCTTCAACTACAGATTTTCCTGCCACCTGCATTTTGCTCATTGTCGGACTCATTCATAACTTCTTCATCTTCTGGTGTTTCTTTctccaaatcagtttctgtaTCCTCCAGACTATTTCCCTCCCCTTCAACCTCATCACACTTTTCtccatttgtttctttctcagtTTCCTCATCTTTTTGATGTtcgattttttcttcttcttcattttccatttcctcttctcctttttcttcagTAACCTCATCTGTTAACTGCCctttctcatcctcctcttttTCTCCAACATCTTCCTCAATTTGCTCACTTTCCTCCTCATCAGTCTTGCCTTCAACTGTAAAAGTAGATGCCTTTGACATCATATCAGGATCCATGTTTTCATGTTCAAGCATCTCAATTACATCCCCTTTTCTCTcagtttcctcttcctcttctacTTCCTCATCTGTTTCCCCAGGGAGAGAGCCTTTACTTTCCTCTCCATCTTGTTCCTCTCCTTTCTCTtccccctcctcctgctcctcctcctcctcttcctcatcttcctgtCCCTCCGTCATGAcctcctcctctgcttcctcctcATTAATTATACTCTCTACTTCATCGTCATCTTGTTCCTCATTCTCTTCAGTCTGGGCATCCTGATTGTTtccttcctcctctgtctctcccGCCCCCTCCCGCTCATCCGTATCTTCAATTGTATCAGCATTTTCTGTTTCCTCAActgcttcttcctcctcctctagTCTCTTTTGAGTAACCTCTTCATCCCCTGTCATTGCTTCCTCTACTTCCTCTATTTTTTGGACAAATTCCCCTTCACTTGTCTTCTCTTCCTCTGAACCCCCCTGCATCTCTGTTTTCACTTCCATCTCTATTTCCCTTTCCCTTTCCAATTCTTCCCTGTCATCCTCTTcatcaacatttacattttcattatttcctAAATTATTGACAGTTTCTGTCtcctgcttttcattttttaattcctTGTCTCTTTCTGACATTATCAGACTTTCTGTGGCTAACTCCGGATTCACCTCATCGTCATTTTCATGATTGGTCTCGGTTAAGTCCCCAGTTGTACTTCTAGGCTCTGGTGAatcttttgtttcctcttcacAATCACCGACAAATCGCTCTAAATCTTCCTCTGAATCTGACTGGTTTCTAACAGTCTCAACAAAAGTACTTTCCTCAGCAGGGTAGAAACTTTTGGTTTGTTGGATTGTGGAAACAATCTCTTCTCTGAGGTCTTGTGGCATGTTTAGCTCCTCCATGAGCTCATCTAGGACCATTTGCTGATCCTCGAATGCATCGCCGCCATCAGAGACAACATCCAGAGCAAACTCAGTCTCTGAAACTCTGGGGGAAAGTGGTTCACTTTCAAGTCTCTCCCTCAAAATCTGGAAATCCTTCCAGTATTCTCTTAGCTGAGAAGATGCTCTGCTTTGCAAGTCGGTAAGACTTGCCCTCTGCTCTTCTTCATCTTCCATAGCAGAAATCTTCTGGAGAGACTCCATCATTAGCATGGCCTCTGATGGGGTTCTTGATTGGCTACCTTCCCCAAGTTGGGAGCCTTTAATATTGTCTCTCAGCGTCATCACCGACAAGAATGAGATGAAGGCTTTACACGATGAGCCAAACACTGAGGCAACTTGTGTTGAGAAATTAGGAAGGCTGCTTGAATTTTGAAGAGTGGGAGCAGTGCTGCTGGTAGATTTTCTTCTGATGCATTGAATTGATGAACAAACCTGGCGAAGGACTGGCCTTAGCTTTGCCTTTGGGCTCAACAAGTGAGACGAAGACATTTCACTGTCATTTGTACCAAGGGCTTCAACAGATTTGTGCAACCTGAGCTTATTCTCATTGTTTTCTGGGTCACACCTGACACTTGGCAttgaaacacaaacacctcGGGCTCTCTGTTCACCCTGCTGTGCACCTGATGCCAACCCCTCATGGTAAAGAGGAACTGATAAACAAGAGGAGGATTTCTTCATGGCATCGTTTAAGCTAGTCTGgcattgatttatttcatcTGATTCGGAGTCATCACCTATCTTAAATACAACCTTTGCCTGAGTTTCTGCTCCATCTGTAATCACCTCGTCTGCATATGGCACAGAGTCTGGGTTGGCATTTTCCAACCAGTTCTCAACATACTGGTGAATTTCTGAAGAAGAAGGATTCAGAGAAGGTAAAGACCCACTCTCACTCAGTTCCTGTGGTGGTTTGGGTAATGATAGTCCACATTCAGTCATAGATTTTGGCCTGCTGATTGTCTTTTGACTGGGTGAAAGTGGCTTTTTCGCTTGTAAAATGTCTGACATGTTCTTCTTCATCTGAGGCCTCCCGGTTGGAGTGTTAATATTGTGTCCATTGTTTGATGctattttgttttgactttttttctgctgtggGCTTGGTTTAGCCTGTCCAGGGTTAAGTAGTAAGGCtgaatccttttttattttttcatctttgatTGACTTCTTAGACTGAGAATTTTCTGTTCCTTTACTAGTCAGTGAACTTTTCGATCTCTCCAATGAACTCAGGCTCTTTTTTCCTACACTGGCATTGCTGCTCAGTTTGTCAGTAGATGAATATTTACTATGTTTTGAGGAGCCTTTTATGCtttcttgatgttttttatCTGAGCTGTTTGTTGAAACTGAACTCTTCTCATTGAAAAGTGGCCTAGCAATCTTTTTCTTCTTAGTACTTTTGGCAGCATTATGTTTATTTACTGTTTCCACCTTTTGTAAGCCGGCAGCCTCATTCTCAGTTACCGAGGACAGATTGTTTGCAGCCTGATGTGTTAGAGATCCTGCCTCTGATGAAAGTGATAGCATCTCCTCTTTCTGCCTCTCTAGTGAGTCGGTGGTGGGCGGCTGCCAGTTACAATCTATATCACAATCATTGCTAGATGATTGAGGCCCAGAGGAAGTGGACGGTTTGCTTTCTGCAACCGGAGGGGAGCCATGCAAAGAAGTGCCATCTGCGCTAAGTTCCTCATTTGCAACATAGTTGTCGTAGCAACCTTGACTCTCATAAATATGCATCACGGTCTCCGTGACCTCCATTCCACCATTCTGTATCTGAAGGACCTCAGCAACCCCTGATGATTTGACAGAGGAGCGTTTGCTGCTTGCTTCTGATGACGTCGTCCTACAAGGTTTAGgcttattgctgctgctgctatgtCTGACAACGCAATAGCCCTCGGTAGTCTCGCCATCAGCAGTTCTCTCCATATACGAATAATGTCCCAGGGTGCTCTTTTGAAATCCTGTCTCTGTAACCATTTTCACACTCTCTACCGAAGCCCTCTCATTCACCTGTTGTGGGCCTGGTGTAGGAGTCCGCTTAAACCGTGTTTTTGCTCTACCCAAAGTTGTGGAACTATAACCTTTATAGATGTGTTCTTCATTAAAGGCAACGCCCCTTGCAGCTCCGTCATggtagttttcttcttttctttcatccTCTTCAATACCTGGGGAGTCTTTGGCAACAGCATTGTTTGAGTCAGGTGAGCTGTTGTCTGACCCAGAGAGGGAGGCACAAACTGTCTTCTTGTTAAGGCCGGAGCGGCTGAGCGTGGTTGTCCAGTGAAGCATCTCCTCTTCCTTTATCGTCAAACGAACTTTCATCTCTACTGTCATGCTGCCGTCTTGGTTTATGCGGAATGACTTTTCAATGTCGTCATCATGAGGGACGACGTAGCTAACATGCTCATTATCTTCTATCCTCTCAGGTTCGCATGTCTCCATGGCTGCATGATGCTGATGGGCTTCTGTTTCAGACAGTCCACTGGGATGGTGCAGGTAGCCGTTCAAGCTGCTTTTCTGGGACTTGTTTATCTGGTTGACAATGAATCGCTCTGATGACACGGAGAAGTTTCTTGAGCCTCTTCCACTGGATAAAGATTTATCTTTCTCTGGAGTTGGTTGATGAATAATATACAGACGTTTGTGAAGGGCatgtgaggaaaaaagaaaaatatttattattggATAAATATTATGCTGCATTCATCTAGGTAAGCTTAGGTATACATCCTATTAAAAAAGGGTAATCCAAGGGGCTTCATAGGAAAATGAATGAACTAAAAGGAAATTACATTGAAAACAGATACAAATAcactaagaaataaaaatagcaatatttAGGCAGCatttataaagaaatgaaatatgtAATATAAAGGAAACCAAATAATTTAGACATTGAactaatgaaataatattttacatttatggcAAAGCTgttgatatatatatttctgtcccaatttacattttctgcagaGCTCTGGTTTTCAAGGAGTTGGTTCAAGACCTGAGGAGGATAGACTCCAAATATTTCCTCTCCTTGTTTAGTTTGATAAAGAGTTTACATACAAGGTTTATACCTAACAAGCACAATCAGTgtcttaaagtttaaaaaataagaatataagTGTAGCATTTTCCACAAAGGGAGCCAAATCAAGAATAAGatacaaatacataaatttgaaaagtatttgcagtttttattacattaaacTCCAATGGGTCAATGTACATATGTAGAAAAAAGGGCAGACTGTATTGTGACACTAAAATGTTTTGGCCCTGTGTTtgaagatagaaaaaagtagctCAACTTGGGTGAAAGGGATGAATATGGGCCAATATTTCATTTACTGTCATGACATCATTCTCCAATTTCATTGTCATTTATGAGAAACTAGCCTAAGCATACTTTCTTGAATGTGTTCctacaaaaatattattatacTGATTTAACTGAGTTAACtgtaataatttagtttttgtcatGTATAGCGCTAGTAAAAAGGATTTTCCCCAGTCCAGTCCAATTCAGCTTTAGTTATCAAACACAATACAAGGTCAAAGTGCCATACACTTAGAAAAACCTCAAAATCAATTAGaagaaaagtctaaaatttgaCAGGACTATCAATTAGACTATCAAAGAGCTATCAATTACTAGAATTGATTTATCTGGTTGTCCTGAATGATAGCTCAATTACTAGAATTGAGCTATCAATTCTAGTAATTGATAGCTCTTACAAAGCAGCAATAAGAACTatcaattaataaaatcaacaaaagataaaataaaaatcagcatcTCAAGCTATGTCAAAGGCCAGAGCAAAGAGAtgagttttatacattttcttatacattttttcttatacatttttaatcgtTTGTATTATTCTTCAAGGTGtacctgttttgctttttttctctttctttttttttttttttttgcaataatagTAATTAACACTTACGCATTCTGGGGTTTAATGTTGATGGTTCCACATGTTCCACATACATAATCTGGGCCGTCTGGCCTGCTCTGTGAAAACGCTGGTTTCCTAATCTGAAAGGCTCGTTGCCAGCTGCCACAATGATTCCAGAGCATAAGATAAGTGCAGCAAGACCATCAACCTGGAGGAAGACATTGGAGGCAAGTTAAACTCGACAGGAATTATCAATGTCGGTTTTTGAAATTGAAAAGGTATATTTGTTACTTTGTAATTGCGAATTTTAGTAATTCGCAATTACTAAAATTGCGAATTTTAGTAATTGCTAACCTTTGCTACAACAAACCTTTGCTTCTTTAACATTAAGGCTATTATAAATTTTGCTCACAGTCTGTGAGACACTAATTCACACTGTCAAACCTTCACCAGAACACGTGCCGAAATCTGCATGTGGTGCTCTTGATCTTTACTTTGTCACTGAAGGACACTCCGGATTAAGGCATTTTCTCACTGGGGGGGATGTTTAGGCAGCACTTCTAAAGTACTTCTTGGAATCCTTTTTATAATAcagcatatataaaaaaagatgtatTCTACATACTCTCTTTCGGGATAAATGGCTACTTTTCAGCCAAACATTTTCGTCTTTTCAGACCAGGTGATATAAAGTTCAAGTATCAGAAACTTGGTAAGATTAGATTAAATGGTCTCAGGAGAAATACTGAACTTAATTATTAGATAAGTGACAGACACTGGGAAAATGTTCACAGTCAAGATGATCCTGATAGTGTTTCCCAAAGAAATCTCTGCCTAATATAGTCCTGGGTGTCATTAGATAAAGAACTAAGAATCACAGCAGATTAGGAATGCCTAAAGAGGTTGCAGAACAGTCCTCAGCATGGTTCCGACTGTAAAGTCACGGAATCATTTAAATGTTGGAAAAAGTAccactgtaaagaaaaaaatacttctaaagcTCTAAACAGCATCTGTGTAACAAGTTATCACTTATCTGTTGTTCTTTAAACACtatagaataaaatatgttttgattatGTTTAAAACAAGATCTCTCTTGTCTTCTCtaaaattaactgaaaagtTCCTTCTGCTCTTAACCTGAagtcattttgttattttggcgTTTACTGATTGCAAAATGATTGCCCTCTTCATTAGACAAAGCATTTGAGAGATGTGTTTATAAAACCAACTACTTGTTccaaatattattatttctatttttaattgtgCTTCAGGAGCCATTATTGTGACAGTACTTCTTGAAATTACAAGGATTGTTGAAGTTCTAAATCATTTTctctaataaaactaaaacttcataaatatgtaaaaaaacaattatctaATCACCAACAGTAGAGACAGGAGAGTTGTGTGTAAAATATAACTATCAAATTTCCTACAACTAACACATTCTAAACTTaactgtttttgaaaacaatcatactaaatgtttttttctgccactttttgttttgttattttaggtTCATGGTTATATATGGTTCTGTCACCTAGTATTGTTGTCCTGTTTCGTGTCATTAAAGGTCTGGAGTCAAATACAAGACTTTGTGCCAGTCTCCCAAATGACTCACTCCCCTTAAcataactgtaaataaaaaataataatttgcgTCTTCAAATGGTTCAAAGGTTTAAATGCAAAGCAAAATGGGTACATTTTTCAACCTGCTTAGATAACTTTTCTTATTTCACATATCCTTTAATTATATTTCTAGTTTTACCAATGACTTACCCGTCTGCCATCTGTAGAGTAGAGTTTCAGCACTGGAA includes:
- the LOC116721305 gene encoding LOW QUALITY PROTEIN: oxygen-regulated protein 1 (The sequence of the model RefSeq protein was modified relative to this genomic sequence to represent the inferred CDS: deleted 1 base in 1 codon); translation: MSNTSIQDPPAEEMSSSSGQMLPSRPVQSVSEPSASKRVCFYKSGDYQFSGHRMIVTARIFKTFDALLDALSKKVPLPFGVRTITTPRGTHFIKALEDLQDGGAYVCSDQKRVKPLNLEEVNRRQVPWNATRPLNARRHKRQELKYHQFGRGTDPSNRPAKVTEKVAVRTPKKFTVIKNRDPTVRRTIVLQRRTAPTFDALLDYLSQILQFPVLKLYSTDGRRVDGLAALILCSGIIVAAGNEPFRLGNQRFHRAGQTAQIMYVEHVEPSTLNPRMQKDKSLSSGRGSRNFSVSSERFIVNQINKSQKSSLNGYLHHPSGLSETEAHQHHAAMETCEPERIEDNEHVSYVVPHDDDIEKSFRINQDGSMTVEMKVRLTIKEEEMLHWTTTLSRSGLNKKTVCASLSGSDNSSPDSNNAVAKDSPGIEEDERKEENYHDGAARGVAFNEEHIYKGYSSTTLGRAKTRFKRTPTPGPQQVNERASVESVKMVTETGFQKSTLGHYSYMERTADGETTEGYCVVRHSSSSNKPKPCRTTSSEASSKRSSVKSSGVAEVLQIQNGGMEVTETVMHIYESQGCYDNYVANEELSADGTSLHGSPPVAESKPSTSSGPQSSSNDCDIDCNWQPPTTDSLERQKEEMLSLSSEAGSLTHQAANNLSSVTENEAAGLQKVETVNKHNAAKSTKKKKIARPLFNEKSSVSTNSSDKKHQESIKGSSKHSKYSSTDKLSSNASVGKKSLSSLERSKSSLTSKGTENSQSKKSIKDEKIKKDSALLLNPGQAKPSPQQKKSQNKIASNNGHNINTPTGRPQMKKNMSDILQAKKPLSPSQKTISRPKSMTECGLSLPKPPQELSESGSLPSLNPSSSEIHQYVENWLENANPDSVPYADEVITDGAETQAKVVFKIGDDSESDEINQCQTSLNDAMKKSSSCLSVPLYHEGLASGAQQGEQRARGVCVSMPSVRCDPENNENKLRLHKSVEALGTNDSEMSSSHLLSPKAKLRPVLRQVCSSIQCIRRKSTSSTAPTLQNSSSLPNFSTQVASVFGSSCKAFISFLSVMTLRDNIKGSQLGEGSQSRTPSEAMLMMESLQKISAMEDEEEQRASLTDLQSRASSQLREYWKDFQILRERLESEPLSPRVSETEFALDVVSDGGDAFEDQQMVLDELMEELNMPQDLREEIVSTIQQTKSFYPAEESTFVETVRNQSDSEEDLERFVGDCEEETKDSPEPRSTTGDLTETNHENDDEVNPELATESLIMSERDKELKNEKQETETVNNLGNNENVNVDEEDDREELEREREIEMEVKTEMQGGSEEEKTSEGEFVQKIEEVEEAMTGDEEVTQKRLEEEEEAVEETENADTIEDTDEREGAGETEEEGNNQDAQTEENEEQDDDEVESIINEEEAEEEVMTEGQEDEEEEEEEQEEGEEKGEEQDGEESKGSLPGETDEEVEEEEETERKGDVIEMLEHENMDPDMMSKASTFTVEGKTDEEESEQIEEDVGEKEEDEKGQLTDEVTEEKGEEEMENEEEEKIEHQKDEETEKETNGEKCDEVEGEGNSLEDTETDLEKETPEDEEVMNESDNEQNQVAGKSVVEEERNVSEESESNQKLEQMEVVQKDEAREGAILDEVDSFPDDQDCETMPEEASCVQHSNSCEETIDTLSKYSSEGQCENKCTDTIHETDEGGEEDRRNSLTNPVEISQELLDFVNDALQSYTLIFTYDTQGNVRIVPDNARVVQTKQSLIPKPRKDSSYGLKCLPSPVTSDLSDYRPETSGSGGYKTQESVDIVSESGEEPLEKANSTGRRMLEKRHSRLSPSSCSLKSGNSPPSSDEVTKASREDLSYFSAASSLKAETEAETQNPQDAPLSFDKDSADGVLIDRGRWLLKENHLIRKSPPVSLAMYGNLDSTSTDTGQENTSVDSPTYTKTQHSPLAAISSSELEEMAKPLTPKCTYYNMPHGSDSDPFLEDVSIRSQKHDASSIKARGFRVSPIVDTSKTWANRNGSLSSFASVEFKIPDRKVHPEVDSSAAMQRRRTSTGEQGALQAQDSLDSLHLRCGQYCPIL